A genomic segment from Dethiosulfovibrio russensis encodes:
- a CDS encoding uracil-xanthine permease family protein, which yields MSKLIYGVDDKPRFPIMVLAGAQHVLTLFGATTLVPLIFGPAMNMTPTQIGFFISCVYMSMGVATLIQTSTMGSRLPIVQGSSFSFIPPIMTIIGVYGAQGANVCLQYIGGALILGGVLMALIGYTGLVGKVRRFITPVTVGPTIMAIGFSLAPVAIGGNAANYWPVSLSVVILIFLFSLGMKNRYINIFSILSSVVIVYLLCLVLSSSGIFTPDHPAYIDLSSVIAAKWFQFTGIAPWGVPKFSLVAFGAIVAGFFAVFIESIGDYYNVSHACGLNDPSEETINKGIGAEGLGCAIGGLCGGVACTSYTENIGLIGLTGVGSRWVVRTGAVLLIVMSCIGKLGALVATIPTPIIGGCYIALFGIIGALGIQALSRADMNSQRNVMIVGFSFLMALGLPGWVEGQQEMFFSMGIFGQVLWAIGKTAMAVAGICAGVLDNVIPGTDEERGIRKKESH from the coding sequence ATGTCGAAGCTGATTTACGGAGTGGACGACAAACCGCGTTTTCCCATAATGGTTCTGGCCGGGGCTCAGCATGTTCTGACTCTTTTTGGTGCGACGACCCTGGTTCCTCTTATCTTCGGTCCCGCCATGAACATGACTCCGACCCAGATAGGTTTTTTCATAAGCTGCGTGTATATGTCTATGGGGGTGGCTACCCTGATTCAGACCAGTACCATGGGGTCCCGCCTGCCCATAGTACAGGGGTCCAGTTTTAGCTTCATCCCCCCTATAATGACCATTATAGGGGTTTATGGAGCTCAGGGGGCGAACGTGTGTCTTCAGTATATTGGAGGAGCTTTGATACTCGGCGGTGTTCTCATGGCGTTGATCGGATACACAGGTTTGGTGGGAAAGGTTAGAAGGTTCATCACCCCTGTCACGGTGGGACCTACCATAATGGCCATAGGTTTTTCCCTCGCTCCTGTCGCCATAGGGGGTAATGCGGCGAATTATTGGCCGGTTTCTCTTTCTGTCGTCATCCTGATCTTCCTTTTCAGTCTAGGCATGAAAAATCGTTACATCAATATATTTTCGATTCTATCCAGCGTCGTCATAGTTTACCTTCTTTGTCTGGTCCTGAGTTCTTCCGGAATTTTTACTCCCGATCATCCTGCCTACATAGATCTTTCTAGCGTTATCGCTGCCAAGTGGTTCCAGTTTACCGGCATTGCACCTTGGGGCGTCCCTAAGTTCAGTCTGGTGGCCTTCGGAGCCATCGTTGCCGGGTTCTTCGCCGTCTTTATAGAGAGCATCGGCGACTATTACAACGTAAGCCACGCATGCGGTCTGAACGATCCCAGCGAGGAGACCATAAATAAAGGAATCGGAGCCGAAGGGCTGGGATGTGCTATCGGAGGCCTCTGCGGCGGCGTAGCTTGTACCTCTTATACGGAGAACATCGGCCTTATAGGACTGACCGGAGTCGGATCCAGGTGGGTCGTTAGAACCGGAGCTGTGCTTCTGATCGTCATGAGCTGCATCGGGAAGCTTGGCGCTCTGGTCGCGACCATACCTACACCTATAATAGGAGGGTGTTATATCGCTCTGTTCGGCATCATAGGAGCCTTGGGTATACAGGCATTGTCCAGGGCTGACATGAACTCTCAGAGGAACGTTATGATAGTGGGATTTTCTTTTCTTATGGCGCTTGGTTTGCCAGGATGGGTAGAGGGACAGCAGGAGATGTTCTTCTCCATGGGAA